One part of the Ancylomarina subtilis genome encodes these proteins:
- a CDS encoding thiamine pyrophosphate-dependent enzyme: MTATTELKNIISEENVVYKKTSVLLDNEMHYCPGCTHGVIHKAIAEVIDDMGIQEKTIGVSPVGCSVLAYNYLDIDWQQAAHGRAPALATATSRLMPEKYVFTYQGDGDLASIGCAEIMHACNRGESIVVFFVNNAIYGMTGGQMAPTTLEGQVTATSPYGRDCQTTGFPMKISEMVAMLPGTRFVTRESAETPGAVRKLKKAIRKGFENTRENKGISFIEIVGTCSSGWKMSPVQSNVWMKENMFPYYPLGTLKDE, from the coding sequence ATGACAGCAACAACAGAACTTAAGAATATAATTAGCGAAGAGAACGTTGTTTACAAAAAAACTTCCGTTCTTTTAGATAACGAAATGCATTATTGCCCGGGTTGTACTCATGGTGTAATTCATAAAGCAATTGCTGAAGTTATTGACGACATGGGTATTCAGGAAAAGACCATTGGTGTTTCTCCTGTAGGATGTTCCGTGTTGGCATATAACTATTTAGATATCGATTGGCAACAAGCTGCTCACGGTCGTGCGCCTGCATTGGCTACAGCAACTTCTCGTTTAATGCCGGAAAAATATGTTTTCACTTATCAGGGTGATGGTGATTTGGCTTCTATCGGTTGTGCTGAAATTATGCACGCTTGTAACCGTGGGGAGAGCATCGTCGTATTCTTCGTGAACAATGCCATTTATGGTATGACCGGAGGACAGATGGCACCAACCACACTTGAAGGACAGGTGACTGCTACATCTCCTTACGGACGTGATTGCCAGACAACCGGTTTCCCAATGAAAATTTCTGAAATGGTAGCGATGTTACCAGGAACTCGTTTTGTGACTCGTGAGTCTGCAGAAACTCCAGGTGCGGTTCGCAAACTGAAGAAAGCAATTCGTAAAGGTTTTGAAAATACCAGAGAGAATAAGGGTATTTCATTCATCGAAATTGTTGGTACTTGTAGCTCGGGATGGAAAATGTCTCCAGTACAGTCTAACGTGTGGATGAAAGAAAACATGTTCCCTTACTACCCACTTGGTACATTAAAAGACGAGTAA
- a CDS encoding 2-oxoacid:acceptor oxidoreductase family protein, translating into MTEEIIIAGFGGQGVLSMGKILAYSGIMQDQEVSWMPSYGPEMRGGTANVTVILSDNRISSPVLKKFDTAIILNQQSMDKFEADIKPGGTLLYDPNGITRHPERTDINIFRIPGAALATEMGNPKTFNMIIMGGFLKVKPIVKIENVQKGLEKSLPERHHKLIPLNIEAIQKGIENVETVLAL; encoded by the coding sequence ATGACTGAAGAAATTATAATTGCAGGATTTGGTGGTCAGGGTGTACTTTCAATGGGTAAAATTCTTGCTTACTCAGGTATTATGCAGGATCAGGAAGTATCATGGATGCCATCTTACGGTCCTGAAATGCGTGGAGGTACAGCTAACGTAACTGTAATCTTAAGCGACAATCGTATTAGTTCACCCGTATTGAAGAAATTCGATACAGCTATTATTCTTAACCAGCAATCAATGGATAAGTTTGAGGCGGATATTAAGCCTGGTGGAACTTTATTATATGATCCAAACGGTATCACACGTCATCCGGAAAGAACAGATATCAATATCTTTAGAATTCCAGGTGCAGCCTTAGCTACTGAAATGGGTAATCCTAAGACTTTCAACATGATTATTATGGGTGGTTTCCTTAAGGTGAAGCCTATCGTAAAAATTGAGAATGTTCAGAAAGGTCTTGAGAAATCATTGCCAGAGCGTCATCATAAATTGATTCCTTTAAATATTGAAGCAATTCAAAAAGGAATTGAAAATGTTGAAACTGTACTCGCACTATAG
- a CDS encoding LTA synthase family protein: protein MKQRLSFFLAAALGWIAFMIFIRFAFSIYQYSQTSLLGFGEILLSFIYGLYHDISITGYILMLTGLILSLSITLPGKKLKRFFQILYATLILISLSIAVPNFELFRNWGFHIDGTVLSYLKTPKEAAASTATSTYILLLGLFVAIYTITYKLFNRFIIRKLDAIAPTKLKFFPLLLLITASMIIPIRGGLGIAPMNVGYVYHSSNTYANLLSVNPIWNFSYSLKKLKKNKRIKLLSDEEAQTRYAKMIESKIIDQDSVLKSKSPNIILIVLESFTSAIIEELGGKKGVTPNFHRLSDEGIMFTNFYGIGDRTKIGTVGVFSGFPSLPKKPVIEYHKKVQNLPSLCKTFKQQGYTSKFYYGGDLHFASMNSFLSNIGFNNTITMEDFPSELNTSKWGVHDEYLFDRLYHDIKLEREPFFKACLTLSSHEPFAVPMETVIKGKDENSLFMNSAYYTDKCLGEFISKLKKLPSWDNTLVILLADHGSRYVGNFVPSDPEKYKIPMLWLGGCLKQKGLKVPKYGCQPDLANTLLSQMGIDDSEFKIGKNLLNKSQKGYAYFTYNNGYGFVDSTQSLVFDLNSNKWKSEIDKHEDAKTVLQYLDYSFFKL, encoded by the coding sequence ATGAAACAAAGATTATCTTTTTTCCTTGCAGCAGCCCTTGGCTGGATCGCATTCATGATATTTATCCGCTTTGCATTTTCAATCTATCAATACTCTCAAACCAGCTTATTAGGCTTTGGAGAGATTCTCTTGTCATTTATTTACGGCTTGTATCACGACATTTCGATAACAGGCTACATCCTTATGCTTACCGGCTTAATCCTAAGTTTGAGCATTACTTTACCCGGAAAGAAATTAAAACGTTTCTTCCAGATTTTATACGCAACTCTTATTTTAATCAGCTTATCCATTGCTGTGCCTAACTTTGAACTATTCCGTAATTGGGGCTTTCATATTGATGGTACGGTTTTAAGCTATCTAAAAACACCAAAAGAAGCTGCGGCATCAACAGCTACCTCAACTTATATTCTCCTATTGGGTTTGTTCGTAGCCATCTACACCATCACTTATAAGCTGTTTAATCGATTTATTATTCGGAAGCTAGATGCTATTGCACCTACCAAATTAAAATTCTTTCCCCTATTGTTACTGATTACTGCCAGCATGATTATCCCAATCAGAGGTGGCTTGGGAATAGCACCTATGAATGTTGGCTATGTTTACCATTCATCAAACACCTATGCGAATCTTTTGTCCGTAAATCCAATTTGGAACTTCTCTTATTCATTGAAAAAGCTAAAGAAGAATAAAAGAATAAAGCTTCTTTCTGATGAGGAGGCACAAACCAGATATGCTAAGATGATTGAATCTAAAATCATCGATCAAGACAGCGTCCTGAAAAGCAAATCTCCAAATATTATTTTAATCGTTTTGGAAAGTTTCACATCTGCAATCATAGAGGAACTTGGAGGTAAAAAAGGGGTGACACCAAACTTCCACCGCTTATCCGACGAAGGCATCATGTTCACAAACTTCTATGGCATTGGAGACAGAACAAAAATTGGAACAGTTGGTGTTTTCAGTGGTTTCCCTTCTCTTCCAAAGAAACCTGTTATTGAATATCACAAAAAGGTTCAGAATCTACCCAGCCTGTGCAAGACATTTAAACAACAGGGATACACTAGCAAATTCTATTATGGCGGAGACCTCCATTTTGCCAGCATGAATTCCTTTTTATCGAACATTGGTTTCAATAATACCATCACAATGGAGGATTTTCCAAGCGAGTTGAATACGTCGAAATGGGGCGTACACGATGAGTACTTATTCGATAGACTGTATCATGATATCAAACTAGAAAGAGAACCTTTCTTTAAAGCCTGCCTAACCTTAAGCAGCCATGAACCCTTTGCTGTCCCAATGGAAACAGTAATAAAAGGGAAAGATGAAAACAGCTTGTTTATGAATTCAGCTTACTACACAGACAAGTGTTTAGGTGAATTTATTTCGAAATTAAAAAAGCTACCAAGTTGGGACAATACCTTAGTGATTCTGTTGGCTGATCATGGCTCTCGTTACGTTGGAAACTTTGTCCCCAGTGACCCTGAAAAATACAAGATTCCAATGCTTTGGTTGGGGGGTTGCCTAAAACAAAAAGGGCTTAAAGTTCCTAAATATGGCTGTCAGCCCGATCTAGCAAACACGCTATTGTCACAAATGGGGATTGATGATTCTGAATTCAAGATAGGAAAGAATCTTTTAAATAAATCTCAAAAAGGATATGCCTACTTTACCTATAATAACGGGTATGGTTTTGTGGATTCAACTCAGAGTTTAGTTTTTGATCTGAATTCAAACAAATGGAAATCTGAAATTGATAAACACGAGGATGCTAAAACTGTCCTTCAATATTTGGACTATAGCTTCTTTAAGCTTTAG
- a CDS encoding phosphatase PAP2 family protein, producing MLETLNQLDQELLLYLNSLHSSFFDSFMYLISGKLVWALFYLSIIVQIYRTYGWRNCLYLVLAIVLVIICCDQMASGILKPTFQRFRPSRSPELSNLVHIVNGYRGGKYGFASSHAANVFGLATFCSLLFRKRYLSIFLFSWAVLVSYSRIYLGVHYPGDIIVGMFIGLSFGYAIYKALPLFKFLKIDQASPQRDWKWDLTSWGSLSILGMLLISLFK from the coding sequence ATGCTTGAAACACTTAACCAACTTGATCAAGAGTTATTACTCTATCTCAATAGCCTGCATTCTTCTTTTTTCGATTCATTTATGTATTTGATATCCGGAAAACTTGTTTGGGCACTCTTTTATTTATCTATTATTGTTCAGATTTACCGAACTTACGGATGGCGAAATTGCCTCTACCTTGTCCTTGCCATTGTGCTGGTTATCATTTGTTGTGATCAAATGGCATCGGGTATTTTAAAACCCACTTTTCAGCGATTCAGACCCAGTCGTTCACCTGAGCTGTCCAACTTGGTGCATATTGTAAATGGCTACCGTGGAGGCAAATACGGATTTGCATCATCACACGCAGCTAATGTATTTGGACTGGCAACATTTTGCAGTCTTTTGTTTCGCAAAAGATATCTAAGCATATTCTTATTTTCATGGGCAGTTCTGGTTTCTTATTCGAGAATCTATTTAGGCGTTCATTATCCCGGAGATATTATTGTGGGTATGTTTATTGGTCTCTCATTTGGCTACGCCATATACAAAGCTCTCCCCCTATTTAAGTTTCTAAAAATAGATCAAGCATCTCCACAACGAGATTGGAAATGGGATCTTACAAGCTGGGGAAGTCTCTCCATTTTAGGAATGCTTCTAATTTCTCTTTTCAAATAA
- a CDS encoding M16 family metallopeptidase, translated as MIRKLFLSLLFVGVFTLGSFAQTGKIKFEEYDLDNGLHVILQQDHTTPNIVISVMYHVGSKNEKPELTGFAHFFEHLMFEGTDNIPRHQYDKYVSRAGGELNANTSSDRTYYYELLPSNQLALGVWLESERMMHAKVEAIGIETQKNVVIQEKKQRYDNQPYGTILPQTLAHAYEKHPYHWTPIGNEEHIRNAKDEDFLNFYKEFYVPNNAVLTICGDFKTDEAKKLVNDYFASIPKGTKEIYRPSIVEPVKTKEVRDTVFDNIQLPAVIQAYHIPAIGTPDFYAVSMLGKLLTDGKSSRLNKTLVEEKQLALQMMAFPMPNEDPGLTLAFGIPNMGVDPMDLEKAMDEQINLVRSDLISEREFQKLQNKVENDLVSSNATIERRAENLATAYTYYKSTERANQELDNYMSVSREDIKRVANKYFIPENRVVLYYLPKAK; from the coding sequence ATGATTAGAAAATTATTTCTATCACTTCTATTTGTAGGTGTTTTTACACTTGGAAGTTTTGCCCAAACTGGAAAAATTAAGTTTGAGGAATACGATCTTGATAATGGCTTACACGTCATTTTGCAGCAGGATCATACAACACCAAATATTGTTATTTCGGTGATGTATCATGTTGGTTCTAAGAATGAAAAGCCTGAATTGACGGGGTTTGCTCACTTTTTTGAACACTTGATGTTCGAAGGAACGGATAATATTCCTCGTCATCAGTACGATAAATATGTGTCAAGAGCGGGTGGTGAGTTAAATGCTAACACATCGAGCGATAGAACTTACTATTATGAGTTATTGCCATCGAATCAGCTGGCTTTAGGTGTATGGTTAGAGTCTGAAAGAATGATGCATGCCAAAGTAGAAGCTATTGGTATCGAAACTCAGAAAAATGTTGTGATTCAGGAGAAGAAACAGCGTTATGACAACCAACCTTATGGAACCATTTTGCCACAGACTTTGGCACATGCTTACGAAAAGCATCCTTACCACTGGACTCCAATTGGAAACGAAGAGCATATTCGTAATGCAAAAGACGAAGACTTCCTGAATTTCTATAAAGAGTTTTATGTGCCTAACAATGCTGTTTTAACCATTTGTGGTGATTTTAAAACTGATGAGGCTAAGAAATTAGTGAATGACTATTTCGCTTCAATTCCAAAAGGAACAAAAGAGATTTATCGCCCATCAATTGTTGAACCGGTAAAAACAAAAGAAGTACGCGATACGGTTTTTGACAATATTCAATTACCTGCTGTTATTCAGGCTTATCATATTCCAGCTATTGGGACACCCGATTTTTATGCTGTAAGTATGTTAGGGAAACTGTTAACTGATGGTAAGAGTTCTCGTTTGAATAAAACTTTGGTTGAAGAAAAGCAATTGGCTCTACAGATGATGGCTTTCCCAATGCCTAACGAGGATCCAGGTTTAACATTAGCTTTCGGTATTCCAAATATGGGCGTTGATCCGATGGATCTTGAAAAGGCAATGGATGAACAAATCAATTTGGTTCGATCAGATTTAATTTCTGAAAGAGAGTTTCAGAAGCTTCAAAATAAGGTAGAGAATGATCTTGTAAGTTCTAATGCGACTATAGAAAGACGAGCTGAAAATCTTGCTACAGCTTATACTTATTATAAGTCAACTGAAAGAGCGAATCAAGAGTTAGATAATTATATGTCTGTATCGCGTGAAGATATTAAGCGTGTTGCAAATAAATATTTTATTCCTGAAAACCGAGTTGTTCTTTATTACCTGCCTAAAGCAAAATAG
- a CDS encoding insulinase family protein yields the protein MKKINKFLFILVAICLVTTVHAQVDRTKAPAAGPAPKVQLGDYDSFTLKNGLKVLVVENHNLPKVAFNLELLIDPIVEGDKAGYISIAGSMLDAGTKTKTSQEIAEEVDFIGARLSTRSKGAAAAGLSKYKDQILALMADVVLNPAFPTDEFDKLIKQNISGIQADKTSPKQIAQNVASKVLYGDAHPYGDVMTEGTLANVTLDDCKTYYANYFKPNVAVMAIVGDITTKEAKKLVKKYFGKWESGNVPTHAYDAPAKIEGKRVVLSNKDAAPQSTIQVVYPIDLKKGSADVIPVSVMNAMLGRGFTGLLMKNLREDKGYTYGAYSSISADKLIGDFYAGAEVKANVTDSAFIEIAREMNRIRNEKMTQDHFDMTKATLAGDFARALESPSTIASFALAIERYHLPLDYYATYLEKLDKVTLEDVQAMAKKYVDPDNAIYLVVGDRGLKAKLAKLSSTNTVEEYDGEGNVVKEDPNAIPDGLTANVVVENYINAIGGRKKLESIKDMSVKGEMKMGPMSINVEQAYKNNTMFAMSMVMNGQVLQAIKYNGTVAKVTAQGQTNEANAEQLKGFKMQAQMCAELNLEALGFTTKLIGTDKVDGQKVYKVEIVSADGTKKVDYFSAATGLKLKTVAQQNGMSVTMIYKDYQDVEGLKFPFTTITQMGPQEMPLTITSLELNKDVKDELFN from the coding sequence ATGAAAAAAATAAATAAATTCTTATTCATACTTGTTGCTATCTGCTTAGTAACAACGGTTCATGCTCAAGTTGACAGAACCAAGGCTCCGGCTGCTGGTCCTGCTCCAAAGGTACAGTTGGGCGATTACGATAGTTTCACACTAAAAAATGGATTGAAAGTTTTAGTTGTAGAAAATCACAACCTGCCTAAGGTTGCTTTTAATCTTGAACTGCTTATCGATCCGATTGTTGAAGGAGATAAAGCGGGATATATTTCTATTGCAGGAAGCATGCTTGATGCAGGAACCAAAACAAAAACCTCACAGGAGATTGCTGAAGAGGTCGATTTTATTGGTGCAAGATTAAGTACCAGATCAAAAGGTGCTGCTGCTGCTGGTTTGTCGAAATATAAGGATCAAATCTTAGCATTAATGGCTGATGTTGTTCTTAATCCAGCTTTTCCTACTGACGAATTTGATAAGCTGATCAAACAAAATATTTCAGGTATTCAGGCGGATAAAACATCACCAAAACAAATTGCACAAAATGTTGCTAGTAAAGTTTTATATGGTGATGCTCACCCTTATGGAGATGTGATGACTGAAGGAACATTGGCTAATGTAACTTTAGATGATTGTAAAACGTATTACGCTAATTATTTTAAGCCTAATGTTGCCGTAATGGCTATTGTGGGTGATATCACAACCAAAGAAGCTAAGAAATTAGTGAAGAAGTATTTTGGTAAGTGGGAATCGGGGAATGTACCGACTCATGCTTATGATGCGCCAGCTAAAATCGAAGGTAAGCGTGTTGTTTTATCTAACAAAGATGCTGCTCCTCAGTCTACGATTCAGGTTGTTTATCCAATCGACTTGAAAAAAGGTTCGGCTGATGTGATTCCTGTGAGTGTAATGAATGCGATGTTAGGACGTGGTTTTACAGGTTTGTTAATGAAAAATCTACGTGAAGATAAAGGATATACTTACGGCGCTTATTCAAGCATTTCAGCTGATAAATTGATTGGTGATTTTTATGCGGGTGCTGAAGTGAAAGCAAACGTAACTGACAGTGCTTTTATCGAAATTGCAAGAGAAATGAATCGTATCAGAAATGAGAAGATGACTCAGGATCATTTTGATATGACTAAGGCGACTCTTGCTGGTGATTTTGCACGTGCACTTGAATCACCTTCAACTATTGCAAGTTTTGCATTAGCTATTGAACGTTACCATTTACCATTGGATTATTATGCAACTTATCTGGAGAAATTAGATAAAGTAACGCTTGAAGATGTTCAGGCTATGGCTAAAAAATATGTTGATCCTGATAATGCAATCTATTTGGTCGTAGGTGACAGAGGTTTGAAAGCTAAGTTGGCTAAATTGAGCTCTACCAATACAGTTGAGGAGTATGATGGAGAAGGGAATGTTGTAAAAGAAGATCCTAATGCGATTCCTGATGGTTTAACTGCCAATGTTGTTGTTGAAAATTATATCAATGCAATTGGTGGAAGAAAAAAGCTTGAAAGTATTAAAGATATGAGTGTGAAAGGCGAAATGAAAATGGGACCTATGAGCATTAATGTTGAACAAGCTTATAAGAATAATACCATGTTTGCTATGTCGATGGTAATGAATGGACAGGTTTTGCAAGCAATTAAGTACAACGGAACGGTTGCTAAAGTAACTGCTCAAGGACAAACTAATGAGGCTAATGCTGAACAGTTGAAAGGATTTAAAATGCAAGCTCAGATGTGTGCTGAGTTAAATCTTGAAGCCTTAGGTTTTACAACAAAATTAATTGGCACTGATAAAGTTGATGGACAAAAAGTGTATAAGGTAGAAATTGTAAGTGCTGACGGAACCAAAAAGGTTGACTATTTTAGTGCGGCAACTGGTTTAAAATTAAAAACAGTGGCTCAACAAAACGGTATGTCTGTGACGATGATTTATAAAGATTATCAAGATGTAGAAGGATTAAAGTTTCCATTTACAACGATCACGCAAATGGGTCCACAGGAAATGCCTTTAACAATTACAAGTTTAGAGTTGAATAAGGATGTTAAAGATGAATTATTCAATTAA
- the aqpZ gene encoding aquaporin Z: MKKLIAEFIGTLWLVLGGCGSAVLAAAYPDLGIGFLGVALAFGLTVLTMVYAIGHISGCHLNPAVSIGLWAGGRFDKKELLPYIAAQVLGGITGAGILYLIASGKPGFEMGGFAANGYAEHSPGGYSMLAALVSEIVMTFMFLLIILGATHSKAPKGLAGLAIGLGLTLIHLISIPVTNTSVNPARSTSQAFFVGDWAIDQLWLFWLAPIVGAILAGIIYKYMSPETEE, from the coding sequence ATGAAAAAATTAATTGCTGAATTTATCGGAACACTTTGGTTAGTATTGGGAGGTTGTGGAAGTGCTGTTTTAGCAGCTGCCTACCCTGATTTAGGAATCGGTTTTCTAGGTGTCGCTCTTGCTTTTGGTCTAACAGTTCTCACCATGGTTTACGCCATTGGGCATATTTCGGGCTGTCACCTGAACCCCGCCGTATCGATTGGTTTATGGGCTGGTGGTCGATTTGATAAAAAAGAATTACTCCCTTATATTGCAGCCCAAGTATTAGGTGGCATAACAGGAGCAGGCATTCTTTATTTAATTGCCAGTGGAAAACCGGGATTCGAAATGGGTGGTTTCGCTGCAAATGGTTATGCCGAACATTCGCCAGGAGGTTACAGCATGCTTGCTGCACTGGTTTCAGAAATTGTGATGACTTTCATGTTTTTGCTTATTATTCTTGGTGCCACACACTCTAAGGCTCCTAAAGGTTTAGCCGGATTAGCAATCGGACTAGGCTTAACCCTCATCCATTTAATCAGCATTCCGGTAACCAATACTTCGGTTAATCCAGCAAGAAGTACAAGTCAGGCTTTTTTTGTTGGTGATTGGGCAATTGATCAGCTGTGGCTATTTTGGTTAGCACCTATTGTTGGAGCCATATTGGCAGGTATAATCTATAAATACATGTCTCCCGAAACAGAAGAGTAG
- a CDS encoding TonB-dependent receptor, which produces MKLIKLILLSLFILSNLNVWSQSGHIKGRVFNSINNEPVPFANIAIANSNKGTTADINGTFLLENLAPGSYNLICSSVGFETYFLYEVTVNPSKPSNINIPLQKNIQQLEEVKISAPPFNRTQESPLSMRSINSTEIYRSPGGNRDISKVIQILPGVASTLAFRNDIIVRGGSPNENRFYLDGIEVSNINHFATQGASGGPVGMINLNFIQNLDFYAGAFPANKGNALSSVLDFKQRNGNDERLSGNIMVGSSDLGISLEGPIGKKSTFIFSVRRSYLQLLFKALKLPFLPTYNDMQFKHNIKLDAKNTLTLIGLGAIDDFKLNASVNEGLSDTKKIERNTYILGNLPVNSQWNYTLGAKWLHFSKNSYQSFIVSRNHLNNEAIKYKDNIKQANLLLLNYKSQEIENKFKFESTKRKGAWKWNLGASSDFVKYTNSTFRKKEQNGEAVTINFNSELTFGKYAVFTQLSRKFIDDRLSLSLGLRSDFSDYSKEMINPLDQLSPRFSASYSLNDKLNINFNTGRYFQLPAYTVMGYRDSNNTPINKENKITFIQSNHWVAGVDYNPTQYSKISLEGFYKKYKNYPFLLTDSISLANLGGDYGVIGNEAAKSISEGRSYGLEILMQQKLSNTIYGILSYTWVRSEFKDKNGLYVPSSWDNKHILNITAGKKFNNNWEFGMKFRLLGPAPYTPYNVELSARKEIWDITQSGQFDWDRLNKKRNPTAHSLDIRLDKKWFFKNWSLNAYLDIQNIYNFQVETQPYLSVERDASGNPIEDPNNPLAYKTYQIENESGSTLPSIGLMIEF; this is translated from the coding sequence ATGAAATTAATCAAACTTATTTTACTAAGCCTTTTTATACTTTCAAACCTGAATGTCTGGAGCCAATCAGGACATATTAAAGGACGTGTTTTTAATAGCATCAACAATGAACCTGTTCCATTTGCCAATATTGCAATTGCAAATTCCAATAAAGGGACTACAGCAGATATTAATGGTACTTTTCTCCTCGAAAATCTGGCTCCGGGCAGCTACAATTTGATTTGTAGCAGCGTTGGATTCGAAACTTACTTCCTTTACGAGGTTACCGTAAACCCGTCTAAACCGAGCAACATAAACATTCCATTACAAAAAAACATTCAACAGCTTGAAGAGGTGAAAATCAGTGCGCCCCCCTTTAATAGAACTCAAGAAAGCCCCCTGAGTATGCGCAGCATAAATTCGACTGAAATATACCGAAGCCCGGGTGGGAATCGAGACATTTCCAAGGTCATTCAGATTCTTCCGGGAGTGGCTTCAACCCTTGCTTTCCGAAACGATATTATTGTGCGTGGTGGCAGTCCAAACGAAAATCGATTTTATCTGGATGGTATTGAGGTTTCCAATATCAATCACTTTGCCACACAGGGTGCTTCAGGCGGACCGGTTGGCATGATCAATCTAAACTTTATTCAAAATCTGGATTTCTATGCTGGTGCCTTTCCCGCGAATAAAGGGAATGCTTTGAGCTCTGTTCTGGACTTTAAACAACGTAACGGAAATGACGAAAGATTATCAGGAAACATAATGGTAGGTTCAAGCGATTTAGGTATAAGCCTTGAAGGACCTATAGGTAAAAAATCAACCTTCATTTTCTCGGTTCGCCGTTCTTATCTTCAACTCCTTTTCAAGGCATTAAAACTACCCTTTTTGCCTACCTACAACGATATGCAATTTAAACACAATATAAAACTGGATGCTAAAAACACACTCACACTAATTGGTTTGGGTGCTATTGATGATTTTAAACTAAATGCATCAGTCAACGAGGGGCTTAGCGACACAAAAAAAATAGAAAGAAACACTTACATTCTAGGCAACCTACCTGTAAACAGTCAATGGAACTATACCCTTGGGGCAAAATGGTTACACTTTTCAAAAAACAGTTATCAGAGTTTTATTGTGAGCCGCAACCATCTGAATAACGAAGCAATAAAATATAAGGACAATATTAAACAAGCGAATTTATTACTGCTGAATTATAAATCACAAGAAATCGAAAACAAATTTAAATTTGAAAGTACCAAGAGAAAAGGTGCCTGGAAATGGAACTTGGGAGCCTCAAGCGACTTTGTGAAATACACCAATTCGACTTTCCGCAAAAAAGAACAAAATGGAGAAGCTGTCACAATCAATTTCAATTCCGAATTGACATTCGGAAAATATGCCGTTTTCACTCAACTCAGCCGAAAATTCATAGATGACAGGTTAAGCCTTTCATTGGGATTACGAAGTGATTTCTCAGATTATTCAAAGGAGATGATCAATCCTCTGGATCAATTATCACCACGTTTTTCAGCATCCTATTCGCTTAATGATAAGCTTAATATCAACTTTAACACAGGACGCTATTTTCAGTTGCCAGCCTACACAGTTATGGGCTACAGAGACAGCAACAATACACCGATAAATAAAGAAAACAAAATTACTTTCATCCAATCGAATCATTGGGTCGCTGGTGTTGATTATAATCCAACACAGTACTCAAAAATTAGCCTTGAGGGATTCTATAAAAAATATAAAAACTATCCCTTTCTTTTAACAGATAGTATTTCATTGGCCAATCTGGGTGGCGACTATGGGGTGATAGGTAACGAAGCTGCCAAATCGATATCTGAGGGCAGATCGTACGGACTGGAAATCCTAATGCAACAGAAATTGAGTAATACGATTTACGGCATACTATCCTACACCTGGGTTCGAAGTGAATTTAAAGACAAAAACGGCTTATACGTCCCCTCTTCCTGGGATAATAAACACATCCTGAATATTACGGCTGGTAAGAAATTTAACAACAACTGGGAATTTGGGATGAAATTCAGACTCCTTGGACCTGCACCTTACACACCTTATAATGTTGAATTATCTGCCCGTAAGGAAATTTGGGACATCACTCAGTCCGGACAATTTGATTGGGATCGTTTAAATAAAAAACGCAACCCAACAGCTCATAGTCTGGATATCAGACTCGATAAGAAATGGTTTTTTAAAAACTGGTCATTAAATGCTTATCTTGATATTCAAAACATCTATAACTTTCAGGTTGAAACTCAGCCATACTTAAGTGTGGAGCGCGATGCTTCAGGAAATCCAATTGAGGATCCCAACAACCCGCTTGCATACAAAACTTACCAAATTGAAAATGAATCAGGATCAACCCTTCCGTCTATTGGATTAATGATCGAATTTTAA